A part of Helicobacter fennelliae genomic DNA contains:
- a CDS encoding FxsA family protein: protein MRISTLLIVGYIAIEVLGFSLVVSDFGFVALVLEIIGSACLGFWLLLRGDIGFSRLINTITSVNASDIFSGFLSTYMYYIGAILLILPGIFSDSIGVILLICSLIIQPKQAQNSHTQNNYTQNNHSAPKNSASTEDDEIIDVEIIQKEDKS from the coding sequence ATGCGGATTAGCACATTATTAATTGTTGGTTATATCGCGATTGAAGTGCTTGGCTTTAGCCTTGTGGTGAGTGATTTTGGGTTTGTGGCTTTGGTGCTTGAGATTATTGGTAGTGCGTGTCTTGGATTTTGGCTTTTATTGCGAGGTGATATAGGGTTTTCACGACTTATCAATACCATAACTAGCGTCAATGCAAGCGATATTTTTAGCGGATTTCTTTCAACCTATATGTATTATATCGGGGCGATTTTGCTGATTCTGCCCGGAATCTTTAGCGATAGTATTGGCGTGATTTTGCTTATTTGCAGCCTCATCATACAGCCCAAACAAGCCCAAAATAGCCACACCCAAAACAACTACACTCAAAATAATCATTCAGCACCAAAAAATAGCGCAAGCACAGAAGATGATGAGATTATTGATGTTGAAATAATCCAAAAAGAGGACAAATCATGA
- a CDS encoding proline--tRNA ligase codes for MLFSKTLIPTSKENPKDAVLKSHQFLVRAGYIHQIGSGIYNFLPLGKIVLDKIIEVVKTRMNEANAQHITMGFVIPAELWKNSGRYEKYGKELLRFQDRKNNEFVLGPTHEETITEIIKAFVKSYKQLPLNLYQIHLKFRDELRPRFGLMRGREFIMKDAYSFHSSVEDLDREFELMRQTYIKILQDLELDFRIVDADSGAIGGSGSKEFMVLADCGEDTIVMCEECQYAANIEAANRQKRTPPAPPIMPPKADFALFSTPNVTTIQKLCEFFHIHAYWTIKAVVKKIILDSNKQDFGVFFLRGDDSLEETKALNALNANGMQAIELQEASAQEIEQIGLIPGFIGAYALRSIIGDRPIIFDIDLQDEADLICGANQINHHFVGVDLSTFENLIYADISTINQNDKCAHCGGNLIYKKGIEVGHIFKLGDRYSKALNAEFLDENGKSKPFIMGCYGIGITRLMPAILEQKADEKGCIWGKASTPFLIHIIISNTKDKEQSDFGLWLYNTLQSKNIQVLCDDRDLRFGAKIADFELIGSSYCVVVGKELQSQKIEWINRQNLHKKEFSTHNIIESILRELDNAD; via the coding sequence TTTGGTGCGCGCAGGATATATCCATCAAATCGGAAGCGGAATCTATAATTTTTTGCCTCTTGGCAAAATCGTGCTTGATAAAATCATTGAAGTTGTCAAAACCCGAATGAATGAAGCCAACGCACAGCATATCACTATGGGGTTTGTGATCCCAGCAGAATTATGGAAAAACTCCGGAAGGTATGAAAAATATGGCAAAGAATTATTGCGATTTCAAGATCGGAAAAATAACGAATTTGTGCTAGGACCAACACACGAAGAAACCATAACTGAAATCATCAAAGCATTTGTCAAATCCTACAAACAACTTCCACTCAATCTCTATCAAATCCACTTAAAATTTAGAGATGAATTACGCCCTCGGTTTGGACTTATGAGAGGAAGAGAATTTATTATGAAAGATGCATATAGCTTTCATAGCAGTGTGGAGGATTTGGATAGAGAGTTTGAGCTTATGCGCCAAACATATATCAAGATTTTACAGGATTTAGAGCTTGATTTTAGAATCGTTGATGCAGATTCTGGGGCGATTGGCGGAAGTGGAAGCAAGGAGTTTATGGTGCTTGCTGATTGCGGTGAGGATACAATTGTAATGTGTGAGGAATGTCAATATGCTGCAAATATCGAGGCGGCAAATCGCCAAAAACGAACCCCGCCAGCTCCGCCGATAATGCCACCAAAAGCGGATTTTGCGCTATTTAGCACGCCAAATGTAACGACTATTCAAAAGCTGTGTGAATTTTTTCATATCCACGCGTATTGGACGATAAAAGCTGTGGTCAAAAAAATCATTCTTGATTCTAATAAGCAAGATTTTGGAGTGTTTTTCTTGCGCGGTGATGATAGTTTGGAGGAGACAAAAGCACTCAATGCGTTAAATGCAAATGGTATGCAAGCCATTGAACTTCAAGAAGCAAGCGCGCAAGAAATAGAGCAAATAGGCTTGATACCTGGATTTATCGGCGCGTATGCACTAAGATCAATCATCGGGGATCGCCCGATTATTTTTGATATTGACTTACAAGATGAGGCTGATTTAATATGTGGAGCAAATCAAATTAATCATCATTTTGTCGGCGTGGATTTAAGCACTTTTGAGAATCTCATTTACGCAGACATTAGCACAATCAATCAAAACGATAAATGCGCACATTGCGGAGGTAATCTCATCTACAAAAAAGGCATTGAAGTTGGGCATATTTTTAAGCTAGGCGATCGCTACTCAAAAGCCCTTAATGCGGAGTTTTTAGACGAAAATGGTAAAAGCAAGCCATTTATTATGGGCTGTTATGGGATTGGGATCACGCGCTTAATGCCAGCTATCTTGGAGCAAAAAGCCGATGAAAAAGGCTGTATATGGGGCAAAGCAAGCACGCCATTTTTGATTCATATCATTATCTCAAATACCAAAGACAAAGAGCAAAGCGACTTTGGGCTGTGGCTCTATAATACACTTCAAAGCAAAAATATTCAAGTGCTTTGTGATGATAGAGATTTGCGATTTGGAGCAAAGATAGCAGATTTTGAACTCATCGGAAGCTCGTATTGTGTGGTGGTTGGTAAAGAGTTGCAATCACAAAAAATAGAATGGATTAACCGCCAGAATCTGCACAAAAAAGAGTTCTCCACTCACAACATCATAGAATCTATTTTGCGCGAGCTTGATAATGCGGATTAG